In Haloplanus rubicundus, one DNA window encodes the following:
- a CDS encoding sugar kinase, which produces MTDLVTVGEATLQFSPPRGDRIETAGEFAAHVGGPESNVAAAAATLGLDAVWLSKLPDTALGRRIVGDLRRHGVRTGVVWTDDGRTSTAFAERGGTAGATTVADREGAAVETMTEDDVPMGVLRDAETLFVSGATPARSETLLETTEWLLQAAGEADTTRAFDTRFAATGLDADTARELYDRLLDEVEVLIVDEADAEAVYGLDGDVVPAGHSLRTRYGCEMVVVTRADPTHAVVGLAGESIYEVPPFEAETRDPAGVHDAFVGGFLAGCHRGGDMKDALYDGAATAALKRTIVGDAVVGSRRDVEAIRARREGEK; this is translated from the coding sequence GTGACCGATCTGGTAACCGTCGGCGAAGCCACCCTCCAGTTCTCGCCGCCACGCGGCGACCGCATCGAAACTGCCGGGGAGTTCGCGGCCCACGTGGGCGGCCCGGAGAGCAACGTCGCGGCCGCGGCGGCGACACTCGGTCTCGACGCCGTCTGGCTGTCGAAACTCCCCGACACGGCGCTCGGGCGGCGGATCGTCGGCGATTTGCGTCGACACGGCGTCCGGACGGGCGTCGTCTGGACCGACGACGGGCGCACCTCGACGGCGTTCGCCGAGCGCGGCGGGACGGCGGGGGCAACGACCGTCGCCGACCGCGAGGGTGCCGCCGTCGAGACGATGACGGAGGACGACGTCCCGATGGGGGTGCTCCGCGACGCCGAGACGCTGTTCGTGAGCGGGGCGACGCCCGCACGCTCCGAGACGCTTCTGGAGACGACGGAGTGGCTCCTGCAGGCGGCGGGCGAGGCGGACACGACGCGGGCGTTCGACACGCGGTTCGCGGCGACGGGGCTCGACGCCGACACGGCCCGTGAACTGTACGACCGACTGCTCGACGAGGTGGAGGTGCTGATCGTCGACGAGGCGGACGCGGAGGCGGTGTACGGACTCGACGGCGACGTGGTGCCGGCGGGGCACAGCCTCCGGACGCGGTACGGCTGTGAGATGGTCGTCGTCACCCGCGCGGACCCGACTCACGCCGTCGTCGGGCTGGCCGGCGAGTCGATTTACGAGGTCCCGCCGTTCGAGGCGGAGACGCGCGACCCGGCCGGCGTCCACGACGCGTTCGTCGGCGGCTTCCTGGCCGGCTGCCACCGCGGCGGGGACATGAAGGACGCGTTGTACGACGGCGCGGCGACGGCGGCGCTCAAGCGAACCATCGTCGGGGACGCCGTCGTCGGGTCGCGTCGGGACGTCGAGGCGATACGTGCGCGCCGCGAAGGGGAGAAGTGA
- a CDS encoding Rieske (2Fe-2S) protein, whose protein sequence is MDEPVRVTLEDGDESEAVRIADTEGEVSVGDATVRFDVGGDRPEREADGGTVAEANAEAEAETDEDPRYVAPAADVPSHGTLRFEAVDGRRRIDGILQRLDDDGVVAWENSCPHKPEVKLDRGLGALVDGDQLVCHEHGARFDCDDGYCTRGPCRGRSLSPIGVTVRDGDVYLTDERFEGGRRLD, encoded by the coding sequence ATGGACGAACCGGTACGAGTGACGCTCGAGGATGGGGACGAGAGCGAGGCGGTGCGAATCGCCGACACCGAGGGGGAGGTTTCGGTCGGGGACGCGACCGTTCGGTTCGACGTGGGCGGCGACCGACCCGAACGGGAGGCCGACGGCGGCACGGTGGCTGAGGCGAACGCGGAGGCGGAGGCGGAGACGGACGAGGACCCGCGATACGTCGCCCCGGCCGCCGACGTGCCGAGTCACGGCACGCTCCGGTTCGAGGCGGTCGACGGTCGCCGTCGGATCGACGGCATCCTCCAGCGACTGGACGACGATGGCGTCGTCGCGTGGGAGAACTCCTGTCCGCACAAACCCGAGGTCAAACTCGACCGGGGGCTGGGCGCGCTCGTCGACGGCGACCAACTGGTCTGTCACGAACACGGCGCCCGCTTCGACTGTGACGACGGCTACTGCACCCGTGGCCCCTGTCGCGGCCGGTCACTGTCGCCCATCGGCGTCACCGTCCGCGACGGCGACGTGTATCTGACGGACGAGCGGTTCGAGGGCGGACGGCGGCTGGATTAG
- a CDS encoding SDR family NAD(P)-dependent oxidoreductase — protein sequence MEFSGRTALVTGSSRNIGRAIATQLAERGADVGVCARTDREGCAETAERVEAAGGRAAVALGDLADPDDVESMVETVRSELGPIDVLVNNATYRPQSSFLDVTRAELDRVLDVNFRGLFLTTQHVLPDMLESGGGSVVNLIGQMVYLGTFDHVHSFGSKLGIEGMVRQLATEFGPDGIRVNGLSPGLIDVEREPTDEWVRVEQDVIDATPLGRLGRVDEVADACCYLASDRASFVTGQVLHVNGGTYPTPTLVSR from the coding sequence ATGGAGTTTTCGGGCCGAACGGCGCTGGTGACGGGGTCGAGTCGAAATATCGGACGGGCCATCGCGACGCAGCTGGCCGAACGCGGCGCGGACGTGGGCGTCTGTGCGCGGACGGATCGCGAGGGGTGTGCGGAGACGGCGGAACGCGTCGAGGCGGCCGGTGGGCGCGCCGCCGTCGCGCTCGGTGACTTGGCCGACCCGGACGACGTGGAGTCGATGGTCGAGACGGTGCGGTCGGAACTCGGACCGATCGACGTGCTGGTGAACAACGCCACCTACCGCCCGCAGTCGTCGTTTCTCGACGTGACTCGGGCGGAACTCGACCGCGTTCTCGACGTGAACTTCCGTGGGCTGTTTCTCACCACCCAGCACGTCCTGCCGGACATGCTGGAGAGCGGCGGCGGGTCGGTCGTCAACCTGATCGGGCAGATGGTGTATCTCGGGACGTTCGATCACGTCCACTCCTTCGGGTCGAAACTGGGCATCGAAGGGATGGTTCGCCAGCTCGCCACGGAGTTCGGTCCCGACGGGATTCGCGTGAACGGTCTCTCCCCGGGGCTGATCGACGTGGAGCGTGAGCCGACCGACGAGTGGGTGCGTGTCGAGCAGGACGTGATCGACGCGACGCCGCTCGGGCGTCTGGGGCGCGTGGACGAAGTGGCCGACGCCTGCTGTTATCTCGCCTCCGATCGCGCCTCCTTCGTCACCGGCCAGGTGCTCCACGTCAACGGTGGGACCTACCCGACGCCGACGCTGGTGTCGCGCTAA
- a CDS encoding DUF7537 family lipoprotein, with protein MQWNRGVTLVLVVMMLTAGCLGGGSPASEVAGGSENTPGGGSSDGEDADGPDLTDPEAALRDAGSFTVTWQYAGVDATGMRTEVTHEYHADLRGERTLTVTSSSRDGQAEGTTEQFAADGTTYVRTGTAEAPSYVSYPGSADVVGTAIALSQARAYGANEDLTTRGNERFDGVSVTRYELSEADSQLIQAGSAATSGAPGSAEITDFHYVVLVDEDGLSRYESWSFTGRTAEGQDISGEWEYTLTNVGATSVDDPDWLADARAATA; from the coding sequence ATGCAGTGGAATCGCGGGGTCACGCTGGTTCTGGTCGTGATGATGTTGACGGCCGGCTGTCTCGGTGGGGGGAGTCCCGCCAGCGAGGTGGCGGGTGGGAGTGAGAACACGCCCGGCGGCGGGAGTTCCGACGGCGAGGACGCCGACGGCCCTGACCTGACCGATCCGGAGGCGGCCCTGCGTGACGCGGGCAGTTTCACCGTCACGTGGCAGTACGCCGGCGTCGACGCGACGGGGATGCGAACCGAGGTGACCCACGAGTACCACGCCGACCTGCGCGGCGAGCGCACGCTGACGGTCACGTCGTCGAGCCGTGACGGCCAGGCCGAGGGCACGACCGAGCAGTTCGCCGCCGACGGCACGACGTACGTCCGCACGGGGACGGCGGAGGCGCCGTCGTACGTCTCGTACCCCGGCAGCGCCGACGTGGTCGGTACCGCCATCGCGCTCTCGCAGGCCCGGGCCTACGGCGCCAACGAGGACCTGACCACCCGCGGGAACGAGCGCTTCGACGGCGTGTCCGTCACCCGCTACGAACTCTCCGAGGCGGACTCGCAGTTGATCCAGGCCGGCTCCGCGGCGACGAGCGGCGCGCCCGGCTCCGCCGAAATCACCGACTTCCACTACGTCGTCCTCGTCGACGAGGACGGCCTCTCCCGCTACGAGTCGTGGTCGTTCACCGGTCGGACCGCGGAGGGACAGGATATCAGCGGCGAGTGGGAGTACACGCTCACGAACGTCGGGGCGACGAGCGTCGACGACCCCGACTGGCTGGCCGACGCGCGCGCCGCGACGGCCTGA
- a CDS encoding YbaK/EbsC family protein, with protein MHPRVREFVDRADARYGFDASVKEFDDELRTAADAAEALDCSVAEIASSLVFLADGDPVVVVASGANRVDESKLAAAVGVPPDTVEMADPETVRGTTGWAIGGVPPICHERSVPVYVDETLVDHATVWAGAGVPEALFSITPTQLVDFADATPADIAE; from the coding sequence ATGCACCCACGAGTGCGCGAGTTCGTCGACCGTGCCGACGCTCGCTACGGGTTCGACGCGTCGGTCAAGGAGTTCGACGACGAGTTGCGGACGGCCGCCGACGCGGCGGAGGCCCTCGACTGTTCGGTGGCCGAGATCGCGAGTAGCTTGGTGTTTCTCGCCGACGGGGATCCCGTCGTGGTCGTCGCTTCCGGTGCGAACCGGGTCGACGAGTCGAAACTCGCCGCGGCCGTGGGCGTTCCTCCCGACACCGTCGAGATGGCGGACCCGGAGACGGTTCGCGGGACGACCGGCTGGGCCATCGGCGGCGTCCCGCCCATCTGCCACGAGCGGTCGGTCCCGGTGTACGTGGACGAGACGCTCGTGGACCACGCGACAGTGTGGGCCGGCGCCGGGGTTCCCGAGGCCCTGTTTTCGATCACCCCGACCCAGCTCGTCGACTTCGCGGACGCGACGCCGGCGGATATCGCCGAGTAA
- a CDS encoding Ntn hydrolase family protein, whose product MSTVLGVSCADGVVLAGDRVVASGGHVRSRSRRHVFDFGRVGFGVVGADVDGFADRLASEIRTYRTERGDLDIEPFTRMASDLATEFDAAVLVVARDGDGRPALRAVSPDGGVTADDVAAFGSGASVALGALEAGHDPDATLDEAAALARDALSAAAERDAGTGSEYDSYRLSA is encoded by the coding sequence ATGAGCACCGTCCTCGGCGTGTCGTGTGCGGACGGCGTCGTCCTCGCGGGTGACCGCGTGGTCGCGAGCGGCGGCCACGTCCGCAGTCGCTCCCGCCGGCACGTCTTCGACTTCGGGCGCGTCGGCTTCGGCGTCGTCGGCGCGGACGTGGACGGCTTCGCCGACCGTCTGGCGAGCGAGATTCGAACGTACCGAACCGAGCGCGGCGACCTCGATATCGAACCGTTCACCCGCATGGCGAGCGACCTCGCCACCGAGTTCGACGCCGCCGTCCTTGTGGTCGCCCGTGACGGCGACGGTCGGCCCGCACTCCGGGCCGTCAGCCCCGACGGCGGCGTCACCGCCGACGACGTGGCGGCGTTCGGGAGCGGTGCATCGGTGGCGCTGGGTGCGCTCGAAGCGGGCCACGACCCCGACGCGACCCTCGACGAGGCGGCGGCGCTCGCCCGCGACGCGCTCTCGGCGGCCGCGGAACGGGACGCCGGTACGGGGAGCGAATACGACAGCTACCGGCTGTCGGCGTGA
- the ftsY gene encoding signal recognition particle-docking protein FtsY: protein MFDGLKDKLDSFRSDVEESADAEADVEAEAEVEAEADVDADSDVEADTDADSDVEADTDAESSTESASSDADEDGPGRLQRAKAFATGKVVLEEEDLEDPLWNLEMALLESDVEMGVAEAILDDLRSNLIGETKSQMASTGDLVADALRDALLDVISVGQFDFEERIAEAEKPVTIVFTGVNGVGKTTTIAKMARYLEDRGYSSVLANGDTYRAGANEQIREHAEALGKRLIAHEQGGDPAAVIYDGVEYAEANDVDVVLGDTAGRLHTSSDLMAQLEKIDRVVDPDLTIFVDEAVAGQDAVERAKQFDDAAEIDGAVLTKADADSQGGAAISVAYVTGKPVLFLGTGQGYDDLDRFDPEELVADLVG, encoded by the coding sequence ATGTTCGACGGACTGAAAGACAAGCTGGACAGTTTCCGGAGCGACGTCGAGGAGAGTGCCGACGCCGAGGCCGACGTGGAGGCGGAGGCTGAAGTCGAGGCGGAGGCCGACGTCGACGCCGACTCCGACGTCGAGGCCGACACCGACGCCGACTCCGACGTCGAGGCCGACACCGACGCCGAGTCGTCGACTGAGTCCGCGTCGTCGGACGCGGACGAAGACGGTCCCGGCCGCCTCCAGCGAGCCAAGGCCTTCGCCACCGGCAAGGTCGTCCTCGAGGAGGAGGACCTCGAGGACCCGCTCTGGAACCTCGAGATGGCCCTGCTGGAGAGCGACGTGGAGATGGGCGTCGCGGAGGCCATCCTCGACGACCTCCGGTCGAACCTGATCGGCGAAACCAAATCCCAGATGGCGAGTACGGGCGACCTCGTCGCCGACGCCCTGCGCGACGCCCTCCTCGACGTGATCAGCGTCGGCCAGTTCGACTTCGAGGAGCGCATCGCGGAGGCGGAGAAACCCGTCACCATCGTCTTCACCGGCGTCAACGGCGTCGGGAAAACCACGACCATCGCGAAGATGGCCCGCTATCTGGAGGATCGGGGCTACTCCTCGGTGCTCGCCAACGGGGACACGTACCGTGCGGGCGCGAACGAGCAGATCCGCGAGCACGCGGAGGCGCTCGGCAAGCGCCTGATCGCCCACGAACAGGGCGGCGACCCCGCGGCCGTCATCTACGACGGCGTCGAGTACGCCGAGGCCAACGACGTGGACGTGGTGCTCGGCGACACAGCCGGCCGCCTCCACACGTCGAGCGACTTGATGGCCCAGTTGGAGAAAATCGACCGCGTGGTCGACCCCGACCTCACCATCTTCGTCGACGAGGCGGTCGCGGGCCAGGACGCCGTGGAGCGAGCGAAACAGTTCGACGACGCCGCCGAAATCGACGGCGCGGTGCTGACGAAAGCCGACGCCGACTCGCAGGGCGGCGCGGCCATCTCAGTCGCCTACGTGACCGGCAAGCCGGTCCTCTTTCTCGGCACCGGGCAGGGCTACGACGACCTCGACCGGTTCGATCCCGAGGAACTGGTCGCCGACCTCGTCGGCTAG
- the pfdA gene encoding prefoldin subunit alpha: MGGGGQQQLQQLSQELEAIDEEIAELEAEIEDLRTRQSEIDEAIEAIETLDSGSMVQVPLGGGAYLRAEIQDIDEVIVDLGGGYAAEQEQDDAVDALERKKAVLDDRIDDVEDEISELESESDEIEQQAQQMQQQMQQQQMQQMQQQQEQGDE; encoded by the coding sequence ATGGGTGGTGGCGGTCAGCAGCAACTCCAGCAGCTCTCCCAGGAACTCGAAGCTATCGACGAGGAGATCGCGGAACTCGAAGCCGAAATCGAGGACCTCCGCACCCGACAGAGCGAGATCGACGAGGCCATCGAGGCCATCGAGACGCTCGACAGCGGTTCGATGGTGCAGGTGCCCCTCGGTGGCGGCGCGTACCTCCGTGCCGAGATTCAGGACATCGACGAGGTCATCGTCGACCTCGGCGGCGGCTACGCGGCCGAGCAGGAACAGGACGACGCCGTCGACGCGCTCGAACGCAAGAAGGCCGTCCTCGACGACCGGATCGACGACGTGGAAGACGAGATTTCGGAGCTCGAATCCGAGAGCGACGAGATCGAGCAGCAGGCCCAGCAGATGCAACAGCAGATGCAGCAACAGCAGATGCAGCAGATGCAGCAACAGCAAGAGCAGGGCGACGAGTAG
- the rpl18a gene encoding 50S ribosomal protein L18Ae: protein MSQFVVSGRFQDRLGHRDFEKTIDAPNENVAREHALSRLGSEHGLKRTQVEISEVSAA from the coding sequence ATGAGTCAATTCGTCGTCAGCGGGCGCTTTCAGGATCGACTCGGGCATCGTGACTTCGAGAAGACCATCGACGCTCCCAACGAGAACGTCGCGCGCGAGCACGCGCTCTCGCGACTCGGCAGCGAGCACGGTCTCAAGCGAACGCAGGTCGAAATCAGCGAGGTGAGCGCGGCATGA
- a CDS encoding translation initiation factor IF-6, giving the protein MLRASFAGSSYVGVFARATDDCLLVRPDADDDTVADMAAELDVDAVPTTVGGSGTVGALAVGNESGLLVSGRATDREMDAIEEATDLPVTELPGRINAAGNVVLANDYGAYVHPDLNREAVQAVKSALDVPVERGDLADVRTVGTAAVATNEGVLCHPKSREPELEAIEDVLDVRADIGTVNYGAPLVGSGLVANDSGYVVGTDTTGPELGRIEETLGYIE; this is encoded by the coding sequence GTGTTACGCGCCTCCTTCGCCGGCTCGTCCTACGTCGGCGTGTTCGCCCGCGCGACGGACGACTGTCTGCTCGTGCGGCCGGACGCCGACGACGACACCGTCGCCGACATGGCGGCGGAACTCGACGTCGACGCCGTGCCGACGACGGTCGGCGGCTCCGGCACCGTCGGCGCCCTCGCCGTCGGCAACGAGTCCGGCCTGCTCGTCTCCGGCCGGGCGACCGACCGCGAGATGGACGCCATCGAGGAGGCGACGGACCTGCCCGTCACCGAACTCCCCGGGCGCATCAACGCCGCCGGCAACGTCGTCCTCGCGAACGACTACGGCGCGTACGTCCACCCCGATCTGAACCGTGAGGCCGTCCAAGCGGTGAAGTCGGCACTCGACGTGCCCGTCGAGCGCGGCGATCTCGCGGACGTGCGTACCGTCGGTACCGCTGCCGTCGCGACCAACGAGGGCGTCCTCTGTCACCCGAAGTCCCGGGAACCCGAACTCGAAGCCATCGAGGACGTGCTCGACGTGCGCGCCGACATCGGCACCGTCAACTACGGCGCGCCGCTCGTCGGGAGCGGCCTCGTCGCCAACGATTCGGGCTACGTCGTCGGGACCGACACGACCGGCCCGGAGCTGGGTCGCATCGAGGAGACCCTCGGCTACATCGAGTAG
- a CDS encoding 50S ribosomal protein L31e, which yields MSANDFEERVVTVPLRDAKAAPSNKQADRAMKLVRGHLAKHFKVDESEVRLDPGINEAMWAQGRNNPPSKLRVRAARFVEDGEPTVEAELAD from the coding sequence ATGAGCGCCAACGACTTCGAGGAGCGCGTCGTGACCGTCCCGCTCCGCGACGCGAAGGCCGCGCCGTCGAACAAGCAGGCCGACCGCGCGATGAAGCTCGTCCGCGGGCACCTCGCGAAACACTTCAAGGTCGACGAGAGCGAGGTTCGACTCGACCCCGGCATCAACGAGGCCATGTGGGCACAGGGCCGCAACAACCCGCCGAGCAAGCTTCGCGTTCGCGCCGCCCGCTTCGTCGAGGACGGGGAACCGACCGTCGAAGCCGAACTCGCCGACTAA
- a CDS encoding 50S ribosomal protein L39e: MGKKSKAKKKRLAKLENQNSRVPAWVMLKTDRQVTRNPKRRNWRRNDTDE, encoded by the coding sequence ATGGGCAAGAAATCGAAGGCGAAGAAGAAACGCCTCGCAAAGCTGGAAAACCAGAACAGCCGCGTGCCCGCGTGGGTCATGCTCAAGACGGACCGACAGGTGACGCGCAACCCCAAGCGGCGCAACTGGCGCCGGAACGACACGGACGAATAG
- a CDS encoding CocE/NonD family hydrolase, translating to MPPDEPTAAYRTDDYTHEAPDGTHLAIRVFRPTEANAPFPTLLQRTPYGRPETPEDLGVAARAIDAGYAVAYEDTRGRGDSGGAFEPWIHEAADGAATVEWLADRPWSTGRVGTYGGSSPGQVQVLAALERPEGLAAIAPMFAPSDLHRADFFQDGAMNAQATLTWSFDAVAADTVDRLHAAGRLDDSTAEAAHDAIESATDELLETATTRPLIDLPAAVFADVDLPADVAPADLVPHWDAWLSRPTYDDFWRLFDPEPDYGRIEVPGLHVTGWYELCQSGTLANYRGLRDRSSAPQHLVVGPWTHGDTSGEAGDLNFGTDASTDAYGVWETHLAFFDTYVRNCPRPPFDDGRLVETFRTELGGGGWERHDDWPPAAAERERWFLRSSGTAATDGGRLTRDPPPKFESPDRWTHDPTDPVPTRGGPLCCGDVDDGPYDRRAVERRDDVCTYTTPPLSSALELAGPVRADLTLATDAPDADAVATLVHVADEGTYPITSGIRRLRYRRGRDREVPVPDDPVRVAVDMWDTHHRVPAGDRLGLEVASSDAPRFDPHPGTGRPWRATEEDVRPAAQTLFHELDRESTLTVTRAR from the coding sequence ATGCCACCGGACGAACCGACGGCCGCGTATCGGACCGACGACTACACCCACGAAGCGCCGGACGGCACGCATCTCGCGATCCGCGTGTTTCGGCCGACCGAGGCGAACGCACCGTTCCCGACCCTGCTCCAGCGAACGCCGTACGGCCGCCCCGAGACGCCCGAGGACCTCGGCGTCGCGGCCCGCGCGATAGACGCCGGCTACGCCGTCGCCTACGAGGACACGCGCGGACGCGGTGACAGCGGGGGTGCGTTCGAGCCGTGGATTCACGAGGCGGCGGACGGCGCCGCGACGGTCGAGTGGCTGGCCGACCGCCCGTGGTCGACGGGCCGAGTGGGCACGTACGGCGGGTCCTCGCCCGGACAGGTGCAGGTGCTCGCCGCCCTCGAACGCCCCGAGGGACTGGCAGCCATCGCACCGATGTTCGCGCCGAGCGACCTCCACCGCGCCGACTTCTTCCAGGACGGTGCGATGAACGCGCAGGCGACGCTGACGTGGTCGTTCGACGCCGTCGCGGCCGATACCGTGGACCGACTCCACGCCGCGGGACGGCTCGACGACTCGACGGCCGAAGCGGCCCACGACGCCATCGAATCGGCGACCGACGAGTTGCTGGAGACGGCCACGACACGGCCCCTGATCGACCTCCCCGCGGCCGTCTTCGCGGACGTGGACCTCCCGGCCGACGTGGCGCCGGCGGACCTCGTCCCCCACTGGGACGCGTGGCTCTCGCGCCCGACCTACGACGACTTCTGGCGCTTGTTCGACCCCGAACCCGACTACGGCCGGATCGAGGTCCCCGGCCTCCACGTCACCGGCTGGTACGAACTCTGCCAGTCGGGGACGCTCGCCAACTACCGCGGCCTGCGCGACCGGTCGTCCGCGCCCCAGCATCTGGTCGTCGGGCCGTGGACTCACGGCGACACGTCGGGCGAGGCCGGGGACCTGAATTTCGGGACCGACGCGAGCACCGACGCCTACGGCGTCTGGGAGACGCATCTGGCCTTCTTCGACACCTACGTGCGGAACTGCCCGCGGCCGCCGTTCGACGACGGCCGCCTCGTCGAGACGTTCCGGACCGAACTCGGGGGTGGCGGGTGGGAACGCCACGACGACTGGCCGCCGGCCGCCGCCGAGCGGGAGCGGTGGTTCCTGCGGAGTTCGGGGACGGCGGCCACGGACGGGGGGCGACTGACCCGCGACCCGCCGCCGAAGTTCGAATCGCCGGACCGGTGGACCCACGACCCGACCGATCCGGTTCCGACCCGCGGCGGGCCGCTCTGCTGTGGCGACGTGGACGACGGCCCCTACGACCGGCGGGCCGTCGAACGCCGCGACGACGTGTGTACGTACACGACACCTCCGTTGTCGTCGGCGCTAGAGCTCGCCGGCCCCGTCCGTGCCGACCTGACGTTAGCCACGGACGCCCCGGACGCCGACGCCGTCGCGACGCTCGTCCACGTCGCGGACGAGGGGACGTACCCCATCACCAGCGGGATTCGACGCCTGCGCTATCGACGCGGCCGTGATCGGGAGGTTCCGGTCCCGGACGACCCGGTCCGCGTCGCCGTCGACATGTGGGACACGCACCACCGCGTGCCCGCGGGCGACCGACTCGGACTCGAGGTGGCGAGCAGCGACGCGCCGCGGTTCGATCCGCATCCGGGGACTGGGCGGCCGTGGCGGGCGACCGAGGAGGACGTGCGGCCGGCCGCACAGACGCTGTTCCACGAGCTGGACCGCGAGAGCACGCTGACGGTGACGCGGGCGCGCTGA
- the thpR gene encoding RNA 2',3'-cyclic phosphodiesterase produces MRLFVSVDLDDPDAVADAQAHLPAVGSLRPVDPAGAHVTLKFLGEVDPDRLDALEAALATAVDDAGVDPFHMVVGGFGVFPSLDYISVVWTGVREGGPELTRLHETIERETTALGFDPEDHEFTPHVTLARMDDARGKEAVQRVVREADPTVGGYDVTEVRLTESRLTDDGPVYETVARFPLG; encoded by the coding sequence ATGCGACTGTTCGTCAGCGTCGACCTGGACGACCCCGACGCCGTCGCCGACGCACAGGCCCACCTGCCCGCCGTGGGAAGTCTCCGACCCGTCGACCCCGCGGGCGCCCACGTCACGCTGAAGTTCCTCGGAGAGGTCGACCCCGATCGCCTCGACGCCCTCGAAGCGGCCCTCGCGACGGCCGTCGACGACGCCGGCGTCGACCCCTTCCACATGGTCGTCGGCGGCTTCGGCGTCTTCCCCTCGCTCGACTACATCAGCGTCGTCTGGACGGGCGTCCGCGAGGGCGGTCCCGAACTCACCCGTCTACACGAGACAATCGAGCGCGAGACGACGGCGCTCGGCTTCGACCCCGAAGACCACGAGTTCACGCCCCACGTCACCCTCGCCCGGATGGACGACGCCCGGGGTAAGGAGGCGGTCCAGCGAGTCGTTCGCGAGGCCGACCCTACCGTCGGCGGATACGACGTGACCGAGGTGCGCCTCACCGAGAGTCGACTGACCGACGACGGACCGGTGTACGAGACGGTCGCGCGGTTCCCGCTTGGATGA
- a CDS encoding tetratricopeptide repeat protein yields the protein MDDDPDRPHRFSEGQGFDEEYEEFSLDPPELSVDPTQVDPVDSRVLTDMLDERNVASDQVDAERLVDVGLSYMGINRFEEATETFERAASFADDDPVEQEAWVNKGAAHAQLEEYDEAVGAYEEALAIDEDSEHAASAHTNLAYTLWEWGRTEQALEHAERAVEVDPRFAQAWYNRGFFLSERGLHENAVDCFDNAIRLGMRNASVLEEKAIALEEAGQTEEAERVQEQAEELREEAEQELVEDR from the coding sequence ATGGACGACGACCCCGACCGCCCCCACCGATTCTCGGAAGGGCAGGGCTTCGACGAGGAGTACGAGGAGTTCTCGCTCGACCCGCCGGAACTCTCGGTCGACCCGACGCAGGTCGACCCCGTCGACTCGCGGGTGTTGACCGACATGCTCGACGAACGCAACGTCGCCAGCGACCAGGTCGACGCCGAACGCCTCGTCGACGTCGGACTCTCCTACATGGGGATCAACCGCTTCGAGGAGGCGACGGAGACGTTCGAGCGGGCGGCAAGCTTCGCCGATGACGACCCGGTCGAGCAGGAGGCGTGGGTGAACAAGGGCGCCGCCCACGCCCAACTCGAGGAGTACGACGAGGCGGTCGGCGCCTACGAGGAGGCACTGGCCATCGACGAGGACTCGGAACACGCCGCGTCGGCGCATACGAACCTCGCGTACACGCTCTGGGAGTGGGGCCGCACCGAACAGGCGCTAGAACACGCCGAGCGAGCCGTGGAGGTCGACCCCCGGTTCGCGCAGGCGTGGTACAACCGCGGGTTCTTCCTGTCGGAACGTGGCCTGCACGAGAACGCGGTCGACTGCTTCGACAACGCCATCCGCCTGGGGATGCGCAACGCCTCGGTGCTGGAGGAGAAGGCCATCGCGCTGGAGGAGGCGGGACAGACCGAGGAGGCCGAACGCGTCCAGGAGCAGGCCGAGGAACTGCGCGAGGAAGCCGAGCAGGAACTGGTCGAGGATCGGTAG
- a CDS encoding DUF424 domain-containing protein, whose product MLVRERDTPEGLLVAVCDEECLGETYGNGDVSLTVTEEFYGGDEADADEVVDSLTRASVANLVGEQCVTVAIEAGLVDEERVLDLGDALHAQLLWL is encoded by the coding sequence ATGCTGGTCCGCGAGCGCGACACCCCCGAGGGACTGCTGGTCGCCGTCTGCGACGAGGAGTGTCTCGGCGAAACCTACGGTAACGGCGACGTGTCGCTGACGGTGACCGAGGAGTTCTACGGCGGCGACGAGGCCGACGCCGACGAGGTGGTAGACTCGCTGACGCGGGCGTCGGTCGCCAACCTCGTCGGCGAGCAGTGTGTCACCGTCGCCATCGAGGCCGGTCTCGTCGACGAGGAGCGCGTGTTGGACCTCGGCGACGCGCTCCACGCCCAGCTGCTCTGGCTCTAA